The sequence below is a genomic window from Ipomoea triloba cultivar NCNSP0323 chromosome 2, ASM357664v1.
TTATTGTAGTACAACATATCCTTGTACTCTGCCAGGGCCCCTGTAACAAGGGCATCTTGTTGGAACCAAGTATCGCTGGTTGTGGAATTACAGTCCAAGCAAGCCCGGACGAGATTTGTACACAAACATGAAGATTAATGATGATGAGTTTGAGTTTAGGAAGACAGGGAGGTAGTTGATAACTTAACTTAGTTTGATGGGCATCCCGCAGAGGTTTCCCAGTTCTGTTTCTAAAACTTGGTTCAACTTTGCTTTGGTTCGTCTGTAAATCCAGGCTTCAGAATTCTGGTCCCAATCAAATCTTGACGGACCACTGCAGATAAAATCACGTTTGTCAGGGTACTATGGGAAGGGAAGAACAAACAAACATGGGAACAGGTAAGGGTCATAACAATTCAGAGCCATATAACACAGAAAACATTGCAAAACTAGTACATAGAATCCATCCAAACACACTGGAATGATTAGTCATTCCAAGTTCTATGATGACAATCTCGCTCCAATTCCAACTAAAGAAGCTGCTTTTATGTGCAAGATGACTGCTTTTTCCCTCAAATTGATTCTCTTTGTTAGAGTTACTACCCAATACCCATGCATTATTGGCCTTGACCCAATAAGCTGTGGTATATCCAGTCATTCAGGGTCAGCCCAGCCATTCACATGTTAGGTTGGTACACTTTCTCTTGGGTTGGGTTGCATGTGCTCTAGGTGCTCTCCACAAATATTAACACTTCATTATAATGgtttaactttttgataaagcGCATTCATGATCAGTATGGAGGGAAGGGAAAATACCAAGTCTAATCCCTATGGGACTGGAGGATGGGCGTGGGCAGAGAGAGGAAGATTGAGGAAATGGTCAACGACAATTAAGTGTGATAGTTAAGCACAGAGCAGATCTTATGCAAGAACATGTATTGAACATTGCAGTCTATAGCTGAAGGTCATCCGAGGAAAGATTATACTCTCATGCCACTTATCCCCATTTAAAACCATCTCAGGGGCTGAACAGGATAGACATGCATTCTGTGAGTTCCTTGTTGAAAATCCAATAATGACATAGCAGACAATAGAGTGATGACAACAGGGACAAGAACTTATGTTAATAACTACAAGGCAGCCAGGCAGGACAATTTAAAAAGCAGCGAATAAGACCAGGTAGAAAAGTAGTCTTTGGATCAAAATACCAGATACGAGATGTGTAATCTAAAGGGTTCTTGATGACGGAGCAACATGTActtcataattattaattttagaaCGCAGCACACAGAACCTGGTAGAAAAGTAGTCCTTGGACAAGCACCAGATCTGCATATGTGACTTATGTGTTGCTGAAAATAAGGCACTAGCTGAATAAACATTATTACCTCATATGATTAATTCTAGAAGTCTCACCGGAAGCCGTCTTATTTATGTAGTCTTAATTTCATAGCTTGGTGTAATTAAGTGGCTACCTATGCTAAAGCACTATATGCTACAACCAGGAAATACACAATGTAGTCAAATATCATATGGAGTATAAGTCAAGTCTAGTACTTGCAAATTGCTTGGCCAATAAGCTTTAGATGTGCAAGAGCAACTAGGAAACAAAGCAAGTGTTGGAAAATGAAATAGACCATGAATCAATAAAAATTCTAGCGGGAACAAAATGCAAGCACAAGCATTTGATGAATAAAGGACAGGGTACCTCACTGGCGATGACATCCAAATTTGCCTATTAGGTGTTTGCTTGTTTATTACATAGGTCCCCAAACTACCAAGCTTCAATGTCAGAACCTCATTCTGCAAATGGAATCCAAAATTAATACTACGTAATATATACAGACCATTGATACATTGTACAAATTTTAGAACATTATGTATCATACCCCATAATCAACATCAAAACCATCAATATCCACTAAATCACCATATTCCTGTCctccaaagaaaaagaaaaaaaaaacagagagaaAATTAACAATACATTAATTGGCAAAATTGTTGATACAAATAATTTTCTGATATTAGTGACGACCAACATTGGACATAACCAGCCTCGGATATGCAAATGAAATTTGAACTAGGATTACTCCACCAATGTGTCAATGACCAACAGAAATTTCTAAACTCAACATATGCATGGTAGTAATTTAGATAACTAAGTATCATTAAAATTCAACACAAGACTGAAAAACCTCCAAGGAGATCATCAAAGTATCAGAAAAGAAGAAAAGCTACCTCCAACTTCTCAAGAAGGTCATGGATAGTGGAATTAGCAAGTCTGTGATATTCATCTTCTGCCAGCAGCAAACTGcacaaatatcaatttagtagCAGATACCATGTTTCTGAGATAGTTTATTTCTAAACCATGTCATTAAGTTTTCCACAAAGTAAAACCTTTATGTTATACTGAACTCTAAATACATCTAGAATGACATGAAACACATGAGAAATACTCCCTATTACAAAATCTAAAATCCACAAATGTTGTGCAGGCTATATATCCACCTTCAAAAGTTGAAATTACTCCAGATGCAATAATGTTATGCAACCCATTTGTTGTTGCAGACATTTAAGGCTTATCCTGTTGCAGATATTTAAAATTAGCCATTTCTTGATGGAGATTATAAGAAGCCATTACGAAGTTAGTAGCATACATTGATACACTATGCTTATGCTACACTCTTCTACAGAGAGGGCTTTCTACATATTAATGAATGCTTTCAAACAACTAAAATTTTACTGCAAATAccacttattattttattttcactcCACACTTCCAACTTTATTGCCGCTATAATCTTTTTCCAATCGTGTATCTCTCGTTATTGTAACATAATCTCCATGATATGGTAAAAAGttcagttctttttttttttttttctaaatttgtttTCAACTAGACggattgatattaaaaaaataaataaaaatctcaaAGCCGAGGCAACTATGAAGTATTTAAACTTACTAGGGCAAAACGAGCACTTACCGGTAATCAACGGTGGTCGGACCTTGAGATCCCTCATTGAGAGGAGGCGTCTGGGAACAGAAGCTACTAGAAGGGTTAATCACAAATGATTTGGAGCTGTAACTCGAAGGTTCTAGAACATAATTATAAATAGAAAACAATGATGAAGAGGGCAAATACGACCGTCGTGTTGCAGAGAACGACGGTAGCGGAGGTCTGAAAGCTCTCCATATTGTTCTTCTCAGTAGCACGAGTTTCTTCGCGGAAGCCATCTCCGATTTTCGCAGCTTCGGCCTCACTGTTTTTCAGTTTTATGAAAAATCCAACATAGGCCCATAAAAAGATTCTTGTCAGGCCCAACAGCccaattctttcaatttttttttcaaataaaaaagtaattggTGTcacatttgaaatatttgcataaaTTTGAGGCTGAAATGTAATTTCAGAAGCCGAAATTATTGGAAGTTTTGGGGTGAAAAGTTGATTGGGAAAGAGACGAGAAGctaaaatagaaaataggaCTGTGACCTAATCGGTAACTTTCAACCGCGAACTCCACTCTGCAAAACTCTTTCGCGCCGCGCCGACTCTTAACCGatccttttgagttttgatcTTCCGCCGTTTGCCGCTATCCCTAACCTTTCCGTCTCTCGATTTCTTGTCGTTTCTTCGCCTTCCCAAATCGATCGTTTTCTTCTGGGAATTCGAAAGTCCTCCGCTTTTAATCTACGGAGTTAATGTTATTCTGGCTTTTTAGTGTAGAGTGAGTTCATAACGTTTTTCGCATATTCTATTCCAGACGTGAGTCTCTCCGTTTTCATGTTTAAAaggaatttttgtttttttctttctttctttcactgATTTTATTTCGACCCAGTGAAGAGAAGACTGCACTGGCGACGAGTGACTAGAGTCTGATCTGGAAAACGCACTGAAGCGGGTTCTAGGACTGTCACGTGTTTCGCGattttatattatgaaaaatgtttcCTTTTAAAAGGAATCCACTCTGTAAGTGAGTTTGCTTAACCTGGGATAGTCCAAGTTTGGGTTTTTTTCCCTTTGATTAGAGCTTTTTCCAAGAAAGCATGGAAAACTGGGTTTGAGCTGTACAGATTTCTCTTATTTCATCTCAGTGAAGATTTTGATTAGAATTAGTTTTGGAGAAAAAGGAAAGTTTTGTTTAAGGGCAGGGTTTTGCCTTTAGAGCACTTAGTGCCAATGCCTTCAATGGGAATGGGGAAGACCACAAGGGTTTTCAGGGCGAGGGTATTAAGATCCGGAAGGCAAATGTGGATCCCATGTGAAGGGAAGAGGGTGCGAGCAATTGAAGGGGAACAGTGGATTGAGCTTCTTGACAGAGGTGATGCAGCTCAATGCAAGGAAAATGGGTGGCACAGAAACAGTGCTTCTCTGAAGCAAGAATCTTCTGGAATTATTGTTAATACTACAACTGTTGCACCTCAGCTGGATAGACCTGAAAGTGAGAATAAAAATGTAGATAAGATGTGGGGAATTGTTTATACAAGGAAAAGGAAGAGGGCGGAATTCGAAAATCCTGGTATAGCAGATAATGGTGTAAATTGGTGTTTGGAGCATGGAAGGTTTGGCAGGCAGTATGTTCGAAAGAGGTGTAAGAAGAAAATTAAGGGAAGTTCTGCAGAAAGTTCACAGGGTCATCCTGCTTCTTCCCTTAAACacattgttattgtaaattctTCACATGCCAGTACAAATTTGATTTCTTGCTTGTTGAATTCTATATTATGTTACATGCGGATTACTAGTGTCAGCTTGCATCACCTTTATGGGTTCCTAAATACGAAGCCAATTCATGATTTATACTCTTTGCATGGAATTCGTTTTCTTGAGGTAAGTTGCATATCTTCCTGTTaagctttattatttatttgttatactTTTTAAGAAGTTTATCATTTCCCCCCTCATTTGTGCTTTGTAGGAATGCCCTTCTGAAATGAGACTCAGAGCTTGCATCATTTCTGGTGTTTGGTTTTCTCTGCCAATCTTTTCTATCAACTTTTCTACTGTTCCATGTTGCTTTATGTATATACACTCAAGTTTGTTTCTTAGACCAGCTTCTTCTTCCTACATTCTTTGGACATTCTCAATGGCTTCCAATGAGCGAGATGTTAAAATGGCTGTTGACACTGAGCATTTGCTATGTGAATGTGATGCTTCTGAGAGTGATCATTTGGGGCAGAAAGGGGTACCATCTGATATTGATTCTGGGATGTGGGTGCTTGCACAACCAGTAGTTAGTGTTCCAAAAGTAACTGTTGGTAATTTTCCATGTGATACTTCTGAGAGTGACCATTTGGTGCAGAAAGGGGTACCCTCTAATATTGATTCTGGGATGTGGGTGCTTGCACAACCAGCACCTAGAGTTCCAAAAGTAACTGTTTGTAATTTGCCATCAAGGAATGGTTGCACTATCCAGAAGCGGAGGAGTACCTTTAGGTCAAGGAGAGGTCGGTGCCCTTCGGTTCTTGGAATGCAGAAAGACAGCAGGGTGTTGATTTCTAACAATTTCATGTTCAGACATAATGGCATCCTATCTTCCTCGTTGTCATCTCGTTATGGGCCTAGGAGTTCTGCTAAGAAAATTCCCATTGCTTATACCCGTGAACTGATATCCGCCTCAGTGGTAGCAGGGCAAAACATTGATGCAAGAAGCTGTTCTGCAAATTTATTGGTTATTGAATCAGACAAGTGTTATAGGGAGGAAGCAGCCATTATCACAATGGAACGTTCTGTTTCAAAACATTGGATTCTTGTCGTTAAGCAAGGAGGGATGGAGCGGTTCCAACTTACAGCTGAGAGAGTTATGAGGCCATGTGGCTCTAACCGCATCACTCATGCAATAATATGGAATACCAATGATAATTGGAAGATGGAATTTCTTGATAGGAAAGATTGGCTGATTTTCAAGGAACTTTATAAGGAATGTTATGATCGCAATACACAGCCCCAAGCAGTGAGTTCTATTCCTATTCCTGGGATATCTGAAGTTTCAGGATATACAGATAGCAATTATGTGCCATTTATTCAACCAGATTCATACATCTCTGTAAAGGATGATGAACCAACACGAGCATTGGCAAGCAGGACGGCAAACTATGACCTTGATTCTGATGATGAAGAGTGGCTTAATAAATTCAATAATCAATCTTGCTCAGAGAACAAGCTTCATGAGCATATTTCGGGTGAAAGATTGGAGTTGATAATTGATGCTTTTGAAAGAGGGGCTTTCTCTAATCCAGATGGTTTTGCTGATGAGAAAGCTGCTTGTAGCGTTTGCCTGGATTTAGAAAGGAAAGAAGTTGTAGAGGCTGTGTACAATTACTGGTCTAAAAAACGGAAACAAAAACGATCTACCTTGATGAGGATTTTCCAGGTAAAAGATGATGGCCTTTTTTGcagaaatatttttctttactaGTAATCACTTTTGAAGCATGCAAGTAAACAAACATCAAAAGTTATTTCCAATCATATAGGGAGTAGTATTTTTTAATGGTGTACCCTAATATATCATTCTGCCTTTAATACGCTGGTTTATCTGAAGATCATTTTGATATTCCCCTCACAGTTGTACCAACCAAGGACTGAAGTGATCCCAAAGTCTGTTATACGGAAGAAAAAACTATTCAAACGACAGAAAAGTCAAGCTGGAAGAGGGAAGCAACTAACTTTCTTGAAAGGTGTGTTCTAAACATCGAACAATCTCTCTCTTTTTCAGtgttttattatgtttaaaacTTGTGCACGAGTGTTCTTTTGCACTGAAGAgaaggttattttttgtatatttccTTAACATATAAAAACGTGTGCATGTTCATTCACAAGCATGAATGAAGGAATGGTCCCTTGTTTGTTGAAATTCAGAGTGGTATTGGCAAATGGTTGGACTAGATAGGTTTAGTTATAGCCGAATAAATTAGTTGCACGTAGGAAAAATTTGCATGTGACATTATTGTGATTGAAACTCGTGTCAACCATTTCAGCTGTAGAAGATGCTCAGCAGCAACAGAGTGCCATGGTTAAGATTAAAGAAGCTGAAGCTGCTGCACACAAACAGGAGTGCGTGGCTGTTGTCAAGCGGCAAAAGGCACAACAGCTCATGGAAAGTGCAGATTTATTGACTTTTAAAGCTATGATGGCACTTAGAATAGCTGAAGCAGCAAAGACTGCTGAATCTGCTGATGGTGCTGCATCGTTCTTCCATGGTTAATCAATCTGGATTTCATATCCATGACAAGGCTCTTTATGGGAGGGATAGATTGAAGAGATGAAAGCCTCATGGCCAGTTTTTTGAAGGCGTCTTCCAGAGGTTATGTTAGGAAAGAATCGACTCTGTACAGAATTATTTAAGCGTATTAGATGGTGGCTTATCTTTGGCCGGAGGTTTgaatttttatacttttttttttaatgtacattTTGTATTATTAGGCTTGTTTAAAGAGTGCAGCTATgggtttattatttttatttattttttggtagtTTATGTAGGTAGTAAATAATAGCGTCTCAACAAGCCTTTTGCTTCACTTATTTTAAGTTAGCTGTTCAACTGCATTCAAGTGATCTGACtgtgtttgattttttatttttaaaaaattttacaacAAAGGAGGGGAGAAactcttagaagagagagaactataaaaaaaatgtggagATTCTTGCAGGATTTTGAAACTCCCAAAATGTT
It includes:
- the LOC116008644 gene encoding frataxin, mitochondrial-like translates to MASAKKLVLLRRTIWRAFRPPLPSFSATRRSYLPSSSLFSIYNYVLEPSSYSSKSFVINPSSSFCSQTPPLNEGSQGPTTVDYRLLLAEDEYHRLANSTIHDLLEKLEEYGDLVDIDGFDVDYGNEVLTLKLGSLGTYVINKQTPNRQIWMSSPVSGPSRFDWDQNSEAWIYRRTKAKLNQVLETELGNLCGMPIKLS
- the LOC116010503 gene encoding uncharacterized protein LOC116010503 — translated: MPSMGMGKTTRVFRARVLRSGRQMWIPCEGKRVRAIEGEQWIELLDRGDAAQCKENGWHRNSASLKQESSGIIVNTTTVAPQLDRPESENKNVDKMWGIVYTRKRKRAEFENPGIADNGVNWCLEHGRFGRQYVRKRCKKKIKGSSAESSQGHPASSLKHIVIVNSSHASTNLISCLLNSILCYMRITSVSLHHLYGFLNTKPIHDLYSLHGIRFLEECPSEMRLRACIISGVWFSLPIFSINFSTVPCCFMYIHSSLFLRPASSSYILWTFSMASNERDVKMAVDTEHLLCECDASESDHLGQKGVPSDIDSGMWVLAQPVVSVPKVTVGNFPCDTSESDHLVQKGVPSNIDSGMWVLAQPAPRVPKVTVCNLPSRNGCTIQKRRSTFRSRRGRCPSVLGMQKDSRVLISNNFMFRHNGILSSSLSSRYGPRSSAKKIPIAYTRELISASVVAGQNIDARSCSANLLVIESDKCYREEAAIITMERSVSKHWILVVKQGGMERFQLTAERVMRPCGSNRITHAIIWNTNDNWKMEFLDRKDWLIFKELYKECYDRNTQPQAVSSIPIPGISEVSGYTDSNYVPFIQPDSYISVKDDEPTRALASRTANYDLDSDDEEWLNKFNNQSCSENKLHEHISGERLELIIDAFERGAFSNPDGFADEKAACSVCLDLERKEVVEAVYNYWSKKRKQKRSTLMRIFQLYQPRTEVIPKSVIRKKKLFKRQKSQAGRGKQLTFLKAVEDAQQQQSAMVKIKEAEAAAHKQECVAVVKRQKAQQLMESADLLTFKAMMALRIAEAAKTAESADGAASFFHG